Proteins found in one Chaetodon auriga isolate fChaAug3 chromosome 12, fChaAug3.hap1, whole genome shotgun sequence genomic segment:
- the guk1a gene encoding guanylate kinase isoform X2, with amino-acid sequence MRDSTTKAMAGPRPVVLSGPSGAGKSTLLKKLMKEYGSVFGFSVSHTTRNPRPGEENGKDYHYVTRDVMQRGIDNGEFIENAEFSGNMYGTSKAAVQDVQAKNLICILDIDMQGVRNIKTTDLNPIYISIQPPSMAVLEKRLRDRKTESEENLQKRLKAAEVDMEFSKEAGVFDVVIVNDNLEDAYEHLKQALLEEINMVKKIKMSS; translated from the exons ATGAGGGACTCTACGACAAAAG CTATGGCTGGACCCAGGCCTGTGGTGCTTAGCGGCCCGTCCGGGGCAGGGAAGAGCACTCTGCTGAAGAAGCTCATGAAAGAATATGGCAGCGTCTTTGGCTTCAGCGTCTCCC ATACAACAAGAAACCCTCGACCTGGAGAAGAGAATGGCAAAG ATTACCATTACGTTACACGGGACGTGATGCAGAGAGGGATTGACAACGGCGAGTTCATCGAGAACGCAGAGTTTTCTGGGAACATGTACGGGACGAGTAAAGCTGCTGTGCAAGACGTCCAGGCCAAGAACCTCATCTGCATACTGGACATCGACATGCAAGGTGTGAGGAACATCAAAACGACAGACCTCAATCCCATCTACATCTCGATCCAGCCGCCATCCATGGCTGTCCTG GAAAAACGTTTAAGAGACAGAAAAACGGAGTCAGAGGAGAACCTCCAGAAGCGTTTAAAGGCAGCCGAGGTGGACATGGAGTTCA GTAAAGAAGCTGGTGTATTTGATGTCGTAATTGTGAATGATAATTTGGAGGATGCTTATGAGCATCTAAAACAGGCTCTTCTTGAG GAAATCAATATGGTCAAAAAAATCAAGATGTCTTCGTAG
- the guk1a gene encoding guanylate kinase isoform X1, whose product MFMKYFSRLMSAMAGPRPVVLSGPSGAGKSTLLKKLMKEYGSVFGFSVSHTTRNPRPGEENGKDYHYVTRDVMQRGIDNGEFIENAEFSGNMYGTSKAAVQDVQAKNLICILDIDMQGVRNIKTTDLNPIYISIQPPSMAVLEKRLRDRKTESEENLQKRLKAAEVDMEFSKEAGVFDVVIVNDNLEDAYEHLKQALLEEINMVKKIKMSS is encoded by the exons ATGTTTATGAAATATTTTTCCAGGCTAATGTCAG CTATGGCTGGACCCAGGCCTGTGGTGCTTAGCGGCCCGTCCGGGGCAGGGAAGAGCACTCTGCTGAAGAAGCTCATGAAAGAATATGGCAGCGTCTTTGGCTTCAGCGTCTCCC ATACAACAAGAAACCCTCGACCTGGAGAAGAGAATGGCAAAG ATTACCATTACGTTACACGGGACGTGATGCAGAGAGGGATTGACAACGGCGAGTTCATCGAGAACGCAGAGTTTTCTGGGAACATGTACGGGACGAGTAAAGCTGCTGTGCAAGACGTCCAGGCCAAGAACCTCATCTGCATACTGGACATCGACATGCAAGGTGTGAGGAACATCAAAACGACAGACCTCAATCCCATCTACATCTCGATCCAGCCGCCATCCATGGCTGTCCTG GAAAAACGTTTAAGAGACAGAAAAACGGAGTCAGAGGAGAACCTCCAGAAGCGTTTAAAGGCAGCCGAGGTGGACATGGAGTTCA GTAAAGAAGCTGGTGTATTTGATGTCGTAATTGTGAATGATAATTTGGAGGATGCTTATGAGCATCTAAAACAGGCTCTTCTTGAG GAAATCAATATGGTCAAAAAAATCAAGATGTCTTCGTAG
- the guk1a gene encoding guanylate kinase isoform X3, which produces MAGPRPVVLSGPSGAGKSTLLKKLMKEYGSVFGFSVSHTTRNPRPGEENGKDYHYVTRDVMQRGIDNGEFIENAEFSGNMYGTSKAAVQDVQAKNLICILDIDMQGVRNIKTTDLNPIYISIQPPSMAVLEKRLRDRKTESEENLQKRLKAAEVDMEFSKEAGVFDVVIVNDNLEDAYEHLKQALLEEINMVKKIKMSS; this is translated from the exons ATGGCTGGACCCAGGCCTGTGGTGCTTAGCGGCCCGTCCGGGGCAGGGAAGAGCACTCTGCTGAAGAAGCTCATGAAAGAATATGGCAGCGTCTTTGGCTTCAGCGTCTCCC ATACAACAAGAAACCCTCGACCTGGAGAAGAGAATGGCAAAG ATTACCATTACGTTACACGGGACGTGATGCAGAGAGGGATTGACAACGGCGAGTTCATCGAGAACGCAGAGTTTTCTGGGAACATGTACGGGACGAGTAAAGCTGCTGTGCAAGACGTCCAGGCCAAGAACCTCATCTGCATACTGGACATCGACATGCAAGGTGTGAGGAACATCAAAACGACAGACCTCAATCCCATCTACATCTCGATCCAGCCGCCATCCATGGCTGTCCTG GAAAAACGTTTAAGAGACAGAAAAACGGAGTCAGAGGAGAACCTCCAGAAGCGTTTAAAGGCAGCCGAGGTGGACATGGAGTTCA GTAAAGAAGCTGGTGTATTTGATGTCGTAATTGTGAATGATAATTTGGAGGATGCTTATGAGCATCTAAAACAGGCTCTTCTTGAG GAAATCAATATGGTCAAAAAAATCAAGATGTCTTCGTAG